From a region of the Nyctibius grandis isolate bNycGra1 chromosome 10, bNycGra1.pri, whole genome shotgun sequence genome:
- the SYNPO gene encoding synaptopodin, whose protein sequence is MLKATLRQPCLQAQPSCPTPGEAMQSSCVCGTAEGDTEGDSSCWQERGSRAGQRCRQLRDAPAPETAGQEGWTGPLGGKASGSCQREPGGFNGDVPGPSLDGGSLALAAEPAAPSKCPVSAPELPPAAASPAADPSQEWKVVKIQRVLINPTDKPRKAEGPQGRDTGAGFLPSSTYPNTLGTGRKLAGRGGPASLPGLSRSASLSEKELKEAKARSRRIAAQLTTAPGPSSKGVLLFHRRKQRVDGLAEAGHGGGRPLSPVPWPRHAAMEEDEGQGTKAEPNQPSTPGEGLQVDASPCREPPAEAQQVPLSTYLKENMASATTNGVQEQAAGRMESGAGGLGGAGAPAGPSTAALPQSPEEEKNGEVSGEVPGEVPGEVPSAPAGTATGTASPASREQNGARGRQYFEVHLTLAKPKPVKNRTARPFGTRATPASSQPQEGPPAAELPPPPTYAETLSSPPPLTRVRSPPAYSALYPPWEQKVLPGPPVGCGVSGPNPLPKTGILEESAARRAGKKSMFTFVEKPKLGPNPDLLDLVQSVDSRKKQKEQGEPGAEEEPFALGAEAADFVPNSAARAGQHLPPADDAPAWSSCLKSPTIQPKPKPQPSHNLSEARGKGAELFARRQSRMEKFIIEAPSQPELLRSPSPTMSLPPSWKYDANACLSPMVSRHPSKSPSRPSKTPPASLYGSNLMENEVSQKELEISKHQPYQLQSSLFILSPSKAPARSMPREMPPPRPSLPDAYPYPQQTSCLTSPLPPSPVWHPPAVPSAGQTISSPFPGAAGALPLTHSSRAGPGAPTEVLLASPCRLPPRAKGGFQAPRPSYSTRNAGIEPQERRPSLPASPTWTPRLARHPGSLDGWASPASVPELEEGPPMSPPWSERSLSPLRQDADPQASRQMQARLARNIINAARRKSSSPKAGGPEGSRPFTPIPAGPPSLPQSPRPVRPVGSRAPVLQAAGSVPGSLGSPSPIHKSPLRSPRVDSPQFCASPGMPRAAWAEGRQLLLPPSVSSCPVPGLSPSPKSPLPSPVVGGRSPAKRCTSRSPTDSDVSLDSEDSGAKSPGIHGFNLCPRGWTGSLRLKPGGLPSGAPCTS, encoded by the exons ATGCTGAAGGCCACGCTccggcagccctgcctgcaagcccagcccagctgccccaCACCCGGCGAGGCCATGCAGAGCTCGTGTGTCTGCGGGACGGCCGAGGGGGACACCGAGGGGGACAGCAGCTGTTGGCAGGAGAGGGGCAGCAGAGCGGGGCAGAGGTGCCGTCAGCTCCGGGATGCTCCTGCCCCCGAGACAGCCGGGCAGGAGGGATGGACGGGGCCGTTGGGAGGGAAGGCGAGTGGGAGCTGCCAGCGGGAGCCTGGGGGGTTCAATGGGGACGTGCCAGGTCCCTCGTTGGACGGTGGCAGCCTGGCCTTGGCGGCTGAGCCTGCAGCCCCCTCAAAATGCCCCGTCTCCGCCCCAGAGCTgccccctgcagcagccagccccgCAGCCGACCCCAGCCAGGAGTGGAAAGTGGTGAAGATCCAGCGGGTCCTCATCAACCCCACCGACAAGCCGAGGAAAGCGG AGGGTCCCCAGGGCCGTGACACCGGTGCTGGATTTTTGCCCAGCTCTACGTACCCCAACACTTTGGGCACAGGGAGGAAACTGGCAGGAAGGGGAGGCCCTGCTTCCCTGCCAG GTCTCTCCCGCAGCGCCAGCCTCTCCGAGAAGGAGCTGAAGGAGGCGAAGGCGCGGAGCCGGAGGATCGCAGCGCAGCTCACCACGGCCCCCGGCCCCAGCTCCAAGGGCGTCCTGCTCTTCCACCGCCGCAAGCAGCGCGTCGACGGGCTCGCCGAGGCCGGGCATGGCGGAGGGCGGCCACTGAGCCCCGTGCCCTGGCCTCGGCACGCAGCCATGGAGGAGGACGAGGGGCAGGGGACGAAGGCAGAGCCCAAccagcccagcaccccaggagaggggctgcaggtggaCGCCTCCCCGTGCCGGGAGCCACCTGCCGAAGCCCAGCAGGTCCCGCTTAGCACCTACCTGAAGGAGAACATGGCATCAGCCACCACCAAcggggtgcaggagcaggcagccGGCAGGATGgagagcggggccggggggctcgggggtGCGGGAGCCCCTGCGGGGCCGAGCACGGCGGCTCTGCCACAGAGCCCCGAGGAGGAGAAGAACGGCGAGGTTTCCGGCGAGGTGCCTGGCGAGGTGCCCGGCGAGGTGCCCAGCGCGCCAGCGGGGACGGCCACGGGGACGGCATCCCCGGCCAGCCGGGAGCAGAACGGGGCGCGGGGCCGACAGTACTTCGAGGTCCATCTCACGCTGGCCAAGCCCAAGCCCGTGAAGAACCGGACGGCCAGACCCTTCGGCACCCGGGCGACCCCCgccagcagccagccccaggaGGGACCCCCTGCCGCCGAgctgcccccgccgcccacCTACGCGGAGACCCTGAGCAGCCCCCCGCCACTCACCCGTGTCCGCTCACCCCCCGCCTACTCGGCCCTGTACCCTCCCTGGGAGCAGAAGGTGCTGCCGGGTCCCCCCGTGGGCTGCGGGGTGAGCGGCCCGAACCCCCTGCCCAAAACGGGGATCCTGGAGGAGTCGGCTGCCCGGAGAGCCGGCAAAAAGTCCATGTTCACCTTCGTCGAGAAGCCGAAGCTGGGCCCCAACCCCGATCTGCTGGACCTGGTCCAGAGCGTGGACagcaggaagaagcagaaggagcAGGGGGAGCCCGGTGCCGAGGAAGAGCCCTTCGCCCTCGGGGCCGAAGCCGCCGACTTTGTCCCCAACAGCGCGGCCAGGGCCGGGCAGCACCTCCCGCCGGCCGACGATGCTCCGGCGTGGTCCTCCTGCCTCAAGTCCCCCACCATCCAGCCCAAGCCGAAGCCGCAGCCCAGCCACAACCTCAGCGAAGCGAGAGGGAAGGGGGCCGAGCTCTTTGCCCGCCGGCAGTCCAGGATGGAGAAATTCATCATCGAGGCTCCCTCCCAGCCCGAGCTGCTGCGGTCCCCGTCACCCACCATGTCCCTACCTCCCTCCTGGAAGTATGATGCCAATGCTTGCCTGTCACCCATGGTCTCCAGACACCCCTCCAAGAGTCCCTCCAGGCCCTCCAAAACCCCCCCGGCATCTCTGTACGGCAGCAACCTGATGGAGAACGAGGTCTCCCAGAAGGAGCTGGAGATCTCCAAGCACCAGCCCTACCAGCTCCAGTCTTCGCTCTTCATCCTCTCCCCATCCAAGGCACCAGCAAGATCCATGCCCCGGGAGATGCCTCCACCCAGACCCTCTCTTCCCGACGCCTACCCCTACCCCCAGCAAACCTCCTGCCTGACCTCTCCGTTGCCTCCTTCCCCGGTTTGGCATCCCCCCGCTGTGCCCAGCGCTGGCCAGACCatctccagccccttccctggcgCTGCCGGGGCTCTGCCCCTGACTCACAGCAGCCGTGCCGGTCCCGGAGCCCCGACCGAGGTGCTGCTGGCCTCCCCGTGCCGCCTGCCGCCCCGAGCCAAGGGGGGCTTCCAGGCGCCCCGGCCCTCCTACTCCACCAGGAACGCCGGCATCGAGCCGCAG GAAAGGCGGCCGTCCCTCCCCGCCTCGCCCACCTGGACGCCCCGGCTGGCGCGGCACCCGGGCAGCCTGGACGGCTGGGCCAGCCCGGCCTCGGTGCCCGAGCTGGAGGAGGgaccccccatgtcccctccgTGGAGTGAGAGGTCCCTGTCCCCGCTGCGGCAGGACGCCGACCCCCAGGCCAGCCGGCAGATGCAAGCACGGCTCGCCAGGAACATCATCAACGCTGCCCGGAGGAAAAGCTCCTCTCCCAAAGCCGGGGGGCCGGAGGGCTCCCGGCCCTTCACCCCCATCCCCGCCGgcccccccagcctgccccagtCCCCCCGGCCGGTGCGGCCGGTGGGCTCCAGAGCCCCGGTgctgcaggctgcaggcagtgtGCCGGGGAGCCTGGGCAGCCCCTCCCCCATCCACAAAAGCCCCCTGCGATCACCCCGGGTGGACAGCCCCCAGTTTTGTGCCTCCCCCGGGATGCCCCGAGCTGCCTGGGCAGAAGGTcgccagctcctgctgccacccagCGTGtcctcctgccctgtccccgggctgtcccccagccccaagaGCCCCCTGCCATCCCCCGTGGTGGGCGGGCGGTCCCCGGCCAAGCGCTGCACCTCCCGGTCCCCGACGGACTCGGACGTCTCCCTCGACTCCGAAGACTCGGGGGCCAAGAGCCCGGGCATCCACGGCTTCAACCTCTGTCCCCGGGGCTGGACCGGCAGCCTGCGGCTGAAGCCAGGGGGGCTGCCCTCGGGGGCCCCCTGCACCTCCTAG